The genomic segment CCGCAAGGCCAGGGGCAGCGGGACGTCGGTGGCCATCGGCATCTCTCTGGCCGTCCACGCTGCTATTGCCGCCTATGTCGTGACAACCCAGTTTACCCTCAAGGCGCCTGAGATCAAGGAGACCGATCCGGTGCTGGTCGAGATGGTCCCGCTGCGCAAAAGCCCGCCGCCCAGGCCCGCCGTGACGTCCGATCAGCCCAAACCTGAAACGCCTGTGGTCGAGCCCAAGCCCGTGATCCAGCCGCGCGAAACGCCGCCGCCGGTCACTCAGCCGCTCGCGCCGCTCAACATGGCGCCGGTCAAAACGGCTCAGCCGCAACCCCCGGTGGCTGCCCCTGCCGCCGCCAAGGCCGCACCCGCCGCGACGCCTCAGCCGCGCAACGACTTTGTCGGCGTCGATGTCGACATGGCGCTCAGCAACAATCCGCCGCCGCCTTACCCGCCGCAGGCCAAGGCCCGTCACGAAGAAGGCACAGTGCAACTGCGTCTTCAGGTGCGCGCCGACGGCAGCGTCGGCGAGGTGCAGGTGCAGTCGTCCAGCGGTTCGATGCGCCTTGATCGCGCCGCCATAGACGCGGTGAAACGCTGGAAGTTCCGTGCGGCGACCAAGGGCGGTCAACCGGTCGATTCCTGGGCCGTCGTGCCCATTACCTTCGGCTTCAAGCGCGGCGACGGTGGCCGCGGCCGGGACCATCATGGCGATCGCCGCGGCCGCCCAGGTGGCCACCCAGACAGACCTTTCGATTCAGAACAGACCTCCGGAGACACTCAATGACCCTGATCCAGCGCCTTCTGGCCGGCACCGCCGCTCTGGGCCTGATGGCCGTAGCCCCCGTGGCTCTGGCGCACAGCCAATGGCTGCTGCCCTCGGCTACTCAGGTCGAGGCCTCGACCAACCCGCAGCGCCCGACCTATGTGACGGTGGATGCGGCGTCGTCGAACGGCCTGTTCTATGCCGACCACAACGCCATGCGCCTGACCGGCCTGCAGATCAGCGCCCCGGACGGTTCGCTGATCGAGGCGGAGAACG from the Asticcacaulis sp. AND118 genome contains:
- a CDS encoding energy transducer TonB — translated: MSVQGITSDMTDTTARAKSAAAKPPRRKARGSGTSVAIGISLAVHAAIAAYVVTTQFTLKAPEIKETDPVLVEMVPLRKSPPPRPAVTSDQPKPETPVVEPKPVIQPRETPPPVTQPLAPLNMAPVKTAQPQPPVAAPAAAKAAPAATPQPRNDFVGVDVDMALSNNPPPPYPPQAKARHEEGTVQLRLQVRADGSVGEVQVQSSSGSMRLDRAAIDAVKRWKFRAATKGGQPVDSWAVVPITFGFKRGDGGRGRDHHGDRRGRPGGHPDRPFDSEQTSGDTQ